The following coding sequences lie in one Eubacterium ventriosum genomic window:
- a CDS encoding DNA polymerase III subunit alpha: MNFAHLHVHTEYSLLDGSSKIKEITKRAKELGMNSLAITDHGVMYGCIDFYRAALENGIKPIIGCEVYVAPGSRFEKEAGDNEDRYYHLILLAENNEGYANLCKIVSKGFVEGFYYKPRVDYEVLEKYHEGIICLSACLAGEVQKYLARGEYEKGKEAALKYEKIFGKGNYFLEMQDHGIPEQATVNQQLMRMSEELEIDLVCTNDVNYTFADDVEAHDILLCIQTGKKKADEDRMRYEGGQFYLKSPEEMYQLFKYAPQAMENTQKIADRCNVTFEFGVTKIPNFPVPEGYTSWTYLKELCETGLHNRYPVFKGEVDQNCHLTKEELEERLNYELNTIKNMGYIEYFLIVWDFIHYAKSNGIAVGPGRGSAAGSIVSYCLEITDIEPMRYNLLFERFLNPERVSMPDIDVDFCIERRQEVIDYVGRKYGKDHVAQIVTFGTLKARGVIRDVGRVLDMPYAQVDNIAKMIPQELNITLDGALKQNRELKTLYDSDPEVKYLIDMSRRLEGLPRHASMHAAGVVICGKPVDEYVPLSRAADGSITTQYIMTTLEELGLLKMDFLGLRNLTVIQNAQRFIKKNRGIELDLMKIDYNDKKVLDYIGTGNTEGIFQLESAGMKNFMKELKPQSLEDIIAGIALYRPGPMDFIPKYLEGKNNRDSVTYDCPQLIPILEPTYGCIVYQEQVMQIVRDLAGYSLGRSDLLRRAMSKKKQAVMEKERQSFVYGNREEGVKGCIKNGISEEIANKIYDEMIDFAKYAFNKSHAAAYGVVAYQTAYLKYYYAAEFMAAMLTSVMDISTKVAEYVYSCRSMGIEILPPDINEGESGFSAKGNSIRYGLTAIKNVGKNIIDGIVEEREKHGKYTDLEDFITRTANLGVNKRAIENFIKAGAFDSLNATRKQMMMVYIQILDGVNKENKDAWEGQMSIFDMADDSTKEKYKVKMPDVGEYTVDQKLAFEKEVIGIYASGHPLQAQEQKWRKHITNMSIDFTEPEEGEESKVPDKSKVAVGGIISAITKKFTKTGQQMAFITLEDLVGTVEVVVFPRQFERSRMLMEEGQKIFVKGEANIEENSAGKVLANSIVSFDQVPSELWIAFKDKEEYMAKEKELLETLLLHKGGDKVMIALAKERQQKALPIEYRVDANNQFVEELKKTYGQDFVKLRV; the protein is encoded by the coding sequence ATGAATTTTGCACATTTACATGTCCATACAGAATACAGTCTGTTGGATGGATCAAGTAAAATTAAAGAAATTACAAAAAGAGCCAAAGAGCTTGGAATGAACAGCCTTGCCATAACAGATCACGGTGTTATGTATGGATGCATAGATTTTTACAGGGCAGCACTTGAAAATGGAATAAAGCCTATTATCGGATGTGAAGTGTATGTGGCACCAGGTTCACGTTTCGAAAAAGAAGCAGGGGACAACGAAGACAGATATTATCATTTGATTTTGTTGGCAGAAAATAATGAAGGATATGCAAACCTTTGCAAAATAGTTTCAAAAGGATTTGTGGAAGGATTCTATTACAAACCACGAGTTGACTATGAAGTATTGGAAAAATACCACGAAGGAATTATTTGCCTAAGCGCCTGTCTTGCAGGAGAAGTACAGAAGTATCTGGCAAGAGGGGAATACGAAAAGGGAAAAGAAGCTGCCTTAAAATATGAGAAAATATTTGGAAAGGGTAATTATTTCCTTGAAATGCAGGACCACGGTATTCCGGAACAGGCAACAGTTAACCAGCAGTTAATGAGAATGAGCGAAGAGTTGGAAATTGACCTTGTTTGTACTAATGACGTAAATTACACTTTTGCAGATGATGTGGAGGCACACGATATACTTCTTTGTATTCAGACCGGAAAGAAGAAAGCTGATGAGGACAGAATGCGTTATGAGGGGGGACAGTTCTACCTGAAATCACCGGAAGAAATGTACCAGCTTTTCAAATACGCACCTCAGGCAATGGAGAATACACAGAAAATCGCCGACAGATGTAATGTTACATTTGAGTTTGGAGTAACAAAGATTCCAAATTTCCCTGTGCCGGAAGGCTACACATCATGGACTTACCTAAAAGAACTGTGCGAAACAGGACTTCACAACCGCTATCCTGTTTTTAAGGGAGAAGTTGACCAGAACTGTCATTTGACAAAAGAAGAACTGGAAGAAAGATTAAATTACGAATTAAATACAATAAAGAACATGGGATATATTGAATATTTTCTGATTGTTTGGGATTTTATTCATTATGCCAAGTCTAACGGAATTGCAGTTGGACCGGGAAGAGGTTCAGCGGCAGGAAGTATAGTTTCTTATTGTTTGGAAATAACAGATATAGAACCTATGAGATATAATTTGCTCTTTGAAAGATTCCTTAATCCTGAGCGTGTATCCATGCCCGATATTGACGTAGACTTTTGTATTGAAAGACGACAGGAAGTTATTGACTACGTAGGTAGAAAATACGGAAAAGACCATGTGGCGCAGATTGTGACTTTTGGAACATTAAAGGCAAGAGGTGTAATAAGAGATGTTGGACGAGTTCTTGATATGCCATATGCTCAGGTAGATAATATAGCAAAAATGATTCCACAGGAGCTTAACATTACTCTTGATGGAGCTTTAAAACAAAATAGAGAATTAAAAACATTATACGATTCAGATCCAGAGGTAAAATACCTTATTGATATGTCAAGAAGGCTTGAAGGACTTCCACGACACGCATCAATGCATGCGGCAGGTGTAGTTATTTGTGGAAAACCGGTAGACGAATACGTGCCATTGTCAAGAGCGGCAGACGGTTCAATTACAACACAGTATATAATGACTACTTTGGAAGAACTTGGACTTTTAAAAATGGACTTTTTGGGGCTTAGAAACTTAACTGTAATACAGAATGCCCAAAGATTCATAAAGAAGAACAGAGGCATAGAACTTGACCTGATGAAAATAGACTACAATGACAAAAAAGTTTTGGATTATATTGGAACAGGAAATACAGAGGGAATATTCCAGCTTGAAAGTGCCGGAATGAAAAACTTCATGAAGGAACTTAAGCCTCAAAGCCTTGAAGATATTATCGCCGGAATAGCTTTGTACCGTCCGGGGCCAATGGATTTTATTCCTAAATATCTTGAAGGAAAAAATAATCGTGATAGCGTTACTTATGACTGCCCACAGTTAATTCCAATACTTGAGCCAACCTATGGATGTATTGTTTATCAGGAACAGGTAATGCAGATAGTTAGGGATTTGGCAGGATATTCACTTGGCCGAAGCGACCTTCTCCGTAGAGCAATGTCAAAAAAGAAACAGGCAGTAATGGAAAAGGAACGCCAAAGCTTCGTGTATGGAAACCGGGAAGAGGGCGTAAAAGGTTGTATCAAAAACGGCATAAGTGAAGAGATTGCAAACAAAATCTACGATGAAATGATAGACTTTGCAAAGTATGCATTTAATAAGTCCCATGCGGCAGCTTATGGCGTGGTGGCTTACCAGACAGCATACCTTAAATATTACTATGCAGCAGAATTTATGGCAGCAATGCTTACTTCTGTAATGGATATTTCAACTAAGGTAGCAGAATATGTTTACTCATGCCGTTCAATGGGAATAGAAATTCTTCCACCGGATATTAACGAAGGTGAAAGTGGATTTTCGGCTAAGGGCAACAGCATACGATATGGACTTACAGCCATAAAGAATGTTGGTAAAAACATTATTGACGGCATAGTTGAGGAAAGAGAAAAACACGGCAAGTACACTGATTTGGAAGACTTTATTACAAGAACAGCCAATCTTGGTGTAAACAAAAGAGCAATAGAAAACTTTATCAAAGCCGGTGCCTTTGATTCACTTAATGCCACAAGAAAACAGATGATGATGGTTTACATTCAGATTCTTGACGGGGTAAACAAGGAAAACAAAGACGCATGGGAAGGCCAGATGTCTATTTTTGATATGGCAGATGACAGTACCAAAGAAAAGTATAAAGTAAAAATGCCTGATGTAGGAGAGTACACCGTTGACCAGAAATTAGCTTTTGAAAAAGAAGTTATTGGAATATATGCCAGCGGTCATCCACTTCAGGCACAGGAACAGAAATGGCGTAAACACATAACAAATATGTCAATTGATTTCACCGAACCTGAAGAAGGGGAAGAGTCAAAAGTTCCTGACAAGAGCAAAGTTGCCGTAGGCGGAATCATTAGTGCCATAACAAAGAAGTTTACAAAAACAGGACAGCAGATGGCTTTCATAACATTGGAAGACTTAGTTGGAACAGTTGAAGTTGTAGTATTTCCAAGACAGTTTGAGAGAAGTCGAATGTTAATGGAAGAAGGTCAGAAGATTTTTGTAAAAGGCGAGGCAAACATAGAAGAAAATTCTGCAGGAAAAGTTTTGGCTAACTCAATTGTATCTTTCGACCAGGTTCCGTCAGAACTTTGGATAGCCTTTAAAGACAAGGAAGAGTACATGGCAAAGGAGAAAGAACTACTTGAAACATTACTTCTTCACAAAGGTGGCGACAAGGTAATGATAGCTTTGGCAAAAGAGCGTCAGCAGAAAGCATTGCCAATAGAATACAGAGTTGATGCCAATAATCAGTTTGTTGAAGAACTAAAGAAAACTTACGGACAGGATTTTGTAAAATTAAGAGTTTAA